The DNA segment TTCCGCTAAAAGTATCACAGAAAATTACAAAGGAAGATATCAAATCTCAAAACTGCTTTAAGATTTCGTGGTTAGCGGCCAATGGCCTCAGGCGATCAGCGAAGAATTTAAAATTAGTAACGAGAGGTTATTTATCCTCTTTTCTAAATTCAGTTACCCCAACAAATGCTAGTTGGAATGGACACAACTCCTCCGCTTGGAAATCAGATTTACTTGCTGTAAATGGCTTTGACGAAGAGATGCAGTATGGCGGTGAAGATAGAGAATTGGGTGAGCGCCTTTTTAATTTAGGACTTAAATCCAAACAAATTCGATATAACGCAATCTGCATTCATTTAGATCACGAGCGAGGTTACGTTAATGATGCCGCTTGGGAAAAAAATGCACGAATAAGAAAATTTACCAAAGAAAATAAAGTTGTTCGCACTCCCAACGGTATTAAATTAGAGCTACTCTAGAAAGTTTTTTAATTTTTCAGAGTATCGTTGCAATTCTAGTTTTTGATATAAAAATGTTGATTGTCCCTTATATTTTTTTGGATTTATATCTGAATAAAGTTCGGGATAATAATCAGATATGTGCACTGCTTCATGATTATGCTGCTCAGTAAGCATACTCCAAGAATCCTTATTAATCCACGGAGAAAATATTGTAAATGTGGGAATAGATAGCGCTTTTGCCATATTTACTGCTCCACCTTCATTTCCAATTAATGCTTGGCACTGAGAAAGAATTGCTAGGAACTCTCGCAACGATTTTGTGTAAAAATCCAATTCAATTACGGCCTGTGTTTCAGGTTTACACAAATTATAAATTTTTGTAGCCTCCTCAAGTTGGTTTGGCAGAAAGTTAAAAAGAAGTGTAGCATTGGTTTGAGCAGCTACAAAGTCTAGTGTTTCTGCCATTTGCGAAGCAGGAAGGCTTTTTTTCTTATTACTTCCCAAAACGCTTATCATGAGTAGTTTTTTGTCATTGCCAATGCTTTCTTTAATTTTTTCGGCCGCCACTTCTTTTTCGCGTTCGGAAAGATAAATTTGCGGAAAAATCGGTTTTATTGTGTTACCAGTCACTTCTGTAGCTAGTAGAAGTCTATGGACTAGTGCGTTGTTTAAATTGCCTTCTTCTCGCTGAATACTTTTGGTGTAAAAAATCCAACTGTACCATTTTTTGAAACCAATTCGCTTTGCAGCGGCAGATAATAATGTAGGTATTAAGCTTTCTAATTTCGCGTAAGCGTCAATAACCACATTATACTTCTCTACCTTTAATGATTGACCAAGCTTCACTAGACCTAGAAAACCGCCAGAAAGTTGTGAATCAAAAACTACGATTCGGTCTATAAATGGATTATTATCTACAACGGCAAGAGTATTTGGGTGTATCATGTAGTGCACTTCACATTGCGGGTAAGCTGTTTTAATAGCTTCGCAAATAACAGTACTTAAGAGTACGTCACCAATCATCTTTTGTTGTATAACGAGTACTTTCATATCAGATACAGTTGATTTTTTAAAACAATATTTATCTAAACAGCTACATCATATTCTCTCAAAGCATCATTGAGTGATGTTTTAAGATCTGTAGATTCTTTTCTTTTTCCGATAATTAAAGCGCAAGGCACCTGAAAATCTCCCGCTGGAAAAGATTTTGTATAACTTCCTGGAATTACCACAGAACGTGCTGGGACAATTCCCTTCATTTCTACTGGCTCTGGACCCGTAACATCAATAATTTTTGTAGATGCTGTAAGGCAAACATTCGCGCCCAAAACTGCTTCTTTTTCAACTCGTACTCCTTCTACTACAATACATCTTGACCCTATAAATGCACCATCCTCGATAATTACGGGAGCTGCTTGAAGTGGTTCTAAAACCCCGCCGATACCAACACCACCAGATAAATGTACGTTTTTACCAATTTGAGCACAGCTTCCTACGGTTGCCCAAGTGTCTACCATCGTTCCTTCGTCTACGTAAGCACCAATGTTCACGTAGCTTGGCATCAAAATTACACCTTTAGAAATATAAGCTCCGTGTCGAGCAACTGCATTTGGCACCACTCGAATTCCTTTCTCGGCATAGCCTCTTTTCAACGGTATTTTATCGTGAAATTCAAAAATTCCAACTTCTAAAGTTTCCATTTTTTGAATAGGAAAGTAGAGTACTACCGCTTTTTTTACCCATTCATTAACTTGCCATCCATTGCTAGTTGGTTCGGCAACTCGCAATTCGCCCGCATCTAACAAATTTATTACATCTTTGATAGAGCTGATAGTGGTAGGCTCAGAAAGTTTTGAACGATCTGACCACGCTGCTTCTATTATATTTTTTAATATATTCATCTTTCAAATTTTAATCGGCAAATATAAGGAATTTGAAAGTATAGGCACTTGAAAACAAAATGCATTTAAATTTGGGACACTGAGTTGTAAAGCTGCAATATTTTGTATTTTTGGTTCATACTAATTTAGGACTCTGTTTATGAAAAAGCCACTATTGTTTTTTTTAGCATTTATTATGATGCAATGCACGCAAAAGCCTGAAACTAAGAATCCTGAGGTACTCAGCAACGAAATCAATTTATCTAAAGATGACACTATTTTAGAAAAAGATGGAAATGCGATGTCATATTTAGGAATGTACAAAGGTTTTATGCTCGGGAAAGGTGCGGACAAAACTCCAGTAGTTATTGAACTATCAGAAACATTTTCATTCTCAATCTCCACCGACACAATTCCAAAAGAGAAAAAAATAATTCAGAAAGGTACTTTTAAATGGAAGCCTGACGGAAAATCGATAATGCTTACCGCAAATAGTGGGATTGAAAAAGAATATTTTGTGACAGAAAACAAGCTGTCGCTAAAAGAAGATGGCAAAACAAGCGTTTTTGAAAAAATGAGGTCGGCTGAAGTTGTCGAACTAGAATCTGAAACTCCGAAAGCACAAATTACAACTTTTATTGACCAGAAATGGACAATAACTTCTATTAACGATAAACCTATAAGTGCAAAAGGAGTTAAAAAAGACTATTATGTATTCTTCGAAAAAAACAGGAAATTTAATGCGTACGTCGGTTGCAATAGCATCGGAGGAGATTATACTGTAAAAGGAGATCAAATTAAAATGCACAATATTGCAGCTACCGAGATGGCTTGCGCCGAAATGGAAATGGAGCAATTACTACTAAAAGCTTTGGCGGAAGCCGATAATATAATTCAAAACAATCAGTATATGTACCTTAGAAAAAAAGGTGAAGTACTGATTAAGTTTGAAGCAGGGAAATTTAAAAAATAGAGATGGCAAGAATTTTAGCGATTGACTACGGAATGAAGCGAACTGGTATCGCAATTACTGATGAGATGCAGATGATAGCTTCAGGTCTCACCACGGTTGAAACTCCTAAACTTATTGATTTTCTTAAAAAATATTTTAATGATGAGAAAGTGGAGCTTGTAATAGTTGGAGAGCCAAAGCAGATGAACTATGAGCCGTCACAAAGCGCTGCGATGATTGATGCATTTGTGGTAAAATTTACAAAAATATTTCCCGAAATGAAAGTCGAGCGAGTTGATGAGCGATTTACTTCAAAGATGGCGCTAAGTTCTATGATCCAAAGTGGTATGACTAAGAAGAAACGCCAAAATAAAGCAATTTTAGATGAAATCTCTGCCACTATTATTTTGCAAGATTATCTAAATTATAGAAAAATTTAAAATATTGATAAAGTGCCACTTTTAATTTTATCATTAACGACTTAGCACATATCTTTGCAAAATCAAAAAAAGGATAAGTGATGTCAGATACTCTTTCATATAATACAGATGTAATTTTAATTGGTGCGGGAATTATGAGTGCAACTTTGGGTGTTATGCTCAAAGAACTTCAACCAGATATTCGAATAGAAATTTTTGAAAGATTGGATCATGCCGCTGCCGAAAGTTCGGATGCATGGAATAATGCGGGTACAGGGCATTCGGCGTTTTGTGAATTAAATTATACGCCAGAGCTTGAAGATGGAACTGTGCAGTCTGACAAAGCAGTAAAAATTGCGGAATCATTTGAGGTTTCGAGGCAGTTTTGGTCATATTTAGTGGAGAAAAACCTGTTGTCAGATCCAGAGTCATTTATCAGAAGTATTCCTCACATGAGTTTTGTACATGGTGCTGACAATGTTGAATTTTTGAAAAAAAGATACGATGCGCTACAGCAAGAACATCTTTTTAAACGGATGGAATACAGTACAGATTTTGATCAGCTACTAGAATGGATGCCACTAGTAATGAAAGGCCGAGACAAATCTGAAGATGTTGCTGCTACCTTTATGCCTATTGGTACCGACGTTAATTTTGGCTCTCTTACTCGTGCTATGTTTAATTATCTTAAAAACTTGGATGGCGTAACACTTCATTTTAATAGCGAAGTGAAAAGGATGCGTCAGAAGCCCAATGGAGATTGGCGTGTAATTGTTCGAAATTTGCAAACTCGTCAAAAATCAAAAGTACGTGCGCCATTTGTTTTTATTGGTGCTGGCGGTGGATCATTGACACTTCTTGAAAAAGCAAATATTGACGAAGGCGAAGGATACGGCGGTTTTCCAGTAAGTGGGCAGTGGCTAAAATGTGTGAACAAGGATATTATTGAACAACATAGTGTTAAAGTTTATGGAAAGGCTGGAGTGGGTGCGCCTCCAATGTCAGTACCTCACATAGATTCTAGATTAATAAATGGAGAAAAAGCCTTGTTATTTGGACCTTATGCAGGGTTTTCTACTAAATTTTTGAAAAATGGATCTTATTTCGACTTGACATCATCAATACAACTAGACAATATTATACCAATGCTATCGGCCGGATTTAAAAATATTCCGCTTACAAAGTATTTAATTGATCAAGTAAGACAATCACCTGAAGATCGACTTGAAGCTTTAAAAGAATATATGCCAACTGCCAAAATGGAAGATTGGGTGCTTGAAACCGCAGGACAGCGCGTTCAAGTTATCAAGAAAGGGAAAGATGGCGGAGGAGTTCTAGAATTTGGAACCGAGGTAGTGACGAAAGCTGACGGAAGTATTGCTGCTTTGTTAGGAGCATCGCCTGGAGCATCTACATCAGCGTCGATTATGTTAGAATTAATTAATATATGCTTTAAAGAAAAAGTTCAAACTCCAGAATGGCAGGAAAAAATTAAGAAAATGATTCCGTCTTATGGAATTAAACTCAATGATAATCCCACCTTATCAGATCAGATCAGACAAGAAACTGCAGAGACGCTAGATCTTTTTAATTAATTAAAATTTTATAAAACCTTTAAGGCAATGCCTTAACGGTTTTTTTTATTTTTTCAGATGCATTGGTCATCCACATTAATTGCTCTATAATAAGTTGAGCTTCTAGCATTTTTTCACGGATTTCTTCGTCGTTAATATCATTAGATTCGCTAAGTTCTTTTGCTCGGATGTTTTTTAATTCGGTAAAGCGCGGCGATAAGTCTTCGGTTTCAAAAGTTTCGACACTTTCTTTATCAAATTCATCTATCGCAATTTCGAGGTTTCTAATTGTGGCATTTACTACGACGTTAAATGCTTCCGAAGCCTTTGTAGTTTTATTAGCTTGAATATAGGTGCCTAACGAAGCAGCGGATGAAAGTAAAGAGTGGTTTAGGGTGGTTAATTTATAAATTTTCGGCAATTGCTTTTGCTTGGACTTAGGCTCTTGAACCATTCTCTGAAAAGATTCCATCAAGTTGGCCAATGCCACAAAAGCGTGTTTTCTTGCTAGTCGATATTGCAAAGTTGCTGGCTGCTTTGTATTATAAATTAGAAAAATTTCTTTTAGATAATTTTTATTTGCTTCGATAGACTTTTTTAAATAAACCGGAGTGTTTAAAAATTCCCACGAAGGCCACAGAAAATAGTTTGCTCCAAATGCCAATGCTGCACCAACAAAGGTATCGATAATTCTAAATTCGACCACATCTCTAATATCGGGCGTAAAAAGGCTATAAATAAAAACTACATACATAGTTGTAAAAGTAGCTGCAACCTTATAATTTGTCTGAACAAATGAGAAAGCGAGAATCATTGTTACGATAGCCATCGTTGCAATTATCTGGTTGTTTTGAACGATAAATAGCAGTCCAAAGGCCATTAGGCCGCCTAAAACAGTTCCGATAATTCTATGGTAGGAGCGGGTTTTAGTCAAGCCATAACCAGGTCTAAGAATTACAATAATGGTGATTAAAATCCAATAAACATTTTGAAATGGTAGAAATGTGCCAATCAAGAATCCGACCATAATAGCAATAGTCAGACGTAGTGCATGCCTAAAATAGGTTGAGGAGAAGGTGAGATTTTCAATCAATGTGCTCGGTGAATAATATTGGGGCGCAATAAATTTGTGCAAATTCTTTGCTCCATCTTTAAATTCATATTTGAAAGATTTTTGAGTATAAGCGCGCTCGATAAGTGTAAGCTTTTCAATCTGTTTTTCTGCATAGCGCAACATACTAGTCAGCATCAAAATCGCACTAAAATCCTTTTCAGTCTCTGGAAGACTTTCATATTTTCTTTGTGCTTCTTCTAGAGCGGTGAGATCCTTATATAAATCAAATTTCTTTACATAGGTCTTGTTTGTACTTAAACTGATAGATAATTCATTAAGCATCGCCGCCAAATTATAAGCCACGGTCTGGTAATTATTAAGGATTTCAGGATGTTTTGAAAACTTCTTGTTTAATCTCTCGTGGTCAAATGAGGTGGCAAGAGCTAATTCTAAAATATCTACCAAAGTGATAAACATTATTAGCATCGTGCGGTTTTGTCCTGATGACCCAGAATTGGCACGACGGTGCATTAAAGCTTCACGTAAATCTTCGTGAGAAGCATTTAGTTTTACTTGCAATTCTAATTGTCGCTTTACAATATCTACTTTATTATCTTTTTTCTTCCATAAATCACCTCGAAGCTCCATGTATTTAGCGGTAAGCTCTAAGCTATCTGCTAACAATAATTCGGCATACTTATGTGGTCTCAAATAGTAGAAAATAATTGAAATCAGAAGATAAAACAGCCCTCCTGCTAGCATCAATGCGCAGTGTTCTAATAGTTCTATTCCAGAATAAACTTCTTTAAATATTAGAGAAATTGATAACAATCCACAAAAGGACACGAGATTTGCTCGGTGCCCGTAGACAGAAATCATCGATAAGAAAAATATTAATAAAGTGAGCATTGAGTAAAACAACCACGGATAGGGATGGGCAAGACTAATAATCAGAGCAGTTCCTGATACTATTGATGTTCCCACTAAAATCCCATTGATTTTATGTTGCAAATTGCTAGAGATATCACTCGGATACGTTAGCAAGGCTCCAATAGCTATAGTGATGCCAATATCAAATTGATCAAAATGTGACGCTATAAGAATAGGGATCACCGTAGCGATTGTTACTTTGATAGCATTGGCAAAATTGATGCTTTCGGCAAATTGCCTTAAATTAAATACCATAGAATAAAGGAGTTTGTAGGCAAATATATGAATTCAAAAAAATTAGCATCGTCGTATTGATTATAGTTTATGAAGAATCGAAAAAATATTGCTAATTGTGTTTCAATATAAGGGCATTCTTCATTTTTTGACTATTTTTGCATTCGTTTAATATTCGCCGCAAGGCAATTATATATAGAAAATGATTTTACCTATTATAGGATACGGAGATCCAGTACTACGAAAAGTGGGAGAACCTATCACCAAAGATTATCCAAATCTTACAGAGACTATTGCCGATATGTACGAGACAATGTACAACGCTTATGGAGTGGGACTGGCCGCGCCACAAGTTGCACTTCCTATTAGGCTATTTGTAATTGATACTTCGCCGTTTGCATCTGATGAGGATCTTAGTGAAGAAGAGCAAGAACAACTCGCGAGTTTTAAGCAGACGTTTATCAATGCAAAAATGCTGAAAGAAGATGGTGAGGAGTGGGGTTTTAATGAAGGATGCCTAAGTATTCCCGAAGTTCGAGAAGATGTTTATAGAAATGAGCGTATTACGATCGAATTTTATGATGAAAATTTCGAAAAGAAAACTGAGATTTACGACGGACTTATCGCCAGAGTTATTCAGCATGAGTACGATCATATTGAGGGAATTCTTTTTACAGATAAAATATCATCACTCAAAAAACGTTTGATAAAAAAGAAACTTAGTAATATAATGGAAGGGAAAACCCGACCTGACTACAAAATGAAGTTCTGTGCTAAGAAAACTAGCAGATAATAAATTTAGAATTAAATAATTAAAACATATATTTTTAAAATTAAATAGAAATGACTTTAGACAAAATATTAGCCATCTCTGGAAAGCCAGGATTGTACGTTCTTAGAGTGCAAACACGTTCGGGATTTGTAGCAGAATCATTACAAGACGGAAAAAAAATTACAGTAGGTTTACGTAGCAACGTTAGCTTGCTTTCAGAAATATCTATTTATACAAATGATGACGAAAAGCTATTAGCAGATGTTATGCGCAATATTGCCATAAAAGAAAATGAAGGTCCTGCAATTTCTCATAAAGAAGACAATGCTACTATGGCTGCGTACTTTAAAGAAATTCTACCAAACTATGACCAAGATAGAGTATACCCATCTGACATCAAAAAGGTTTTAAATTGGTATAATATGCTTCAAGCAAAAGGCATGGTTTCTAAAGAAGTTCCAGCTGCTGCTAAAGAAGTTGCAACTGAAGAAAGCAAAGAAATTGTAAAAGAAGAATCTAAAGACGAAGTTGCAGAAACAGTTGAAGCAACTAAGGAAGCTCCTGCAAAACCTAAGAAAGCTGCGGCCAAAAAAGCACCAAAAGCAGAATAATTCTTTTTAACAATCAATACTAAAAAATCCTATTACCTTTGATGGTAGTGGGATTTTTTACTTTTAGAAATAATTATATGATGAATTCAAGAGAGCAACAATTAGAAGCGTTTGATAGATTATTGACCATTATGGACGAACTGCGTGAGCAATGTCCGTGGGATAAGAAACAGACTTTTGAAAGTTTAAGGCATCTTACAATTGAAGAAACGTACGAACTAGGCGATGCAATTTTAGATAAAGATCTAAATGAAATCAAGAAAGAATTGGGCGATGTTTTGCTCCATATAGTATTTTATGCAAGGATAGGAAGTGAAACTAATAATTTTGATATTGCGGATGTAGCGAATGGAATTTGCGATAAATTAATTCATAGACATCCACATATTTATGGCGATACAGTAGTAAAAGATGAAGAGGAGGTAAAGCAAAACTGGGAAAAATTAAAATTAAAAGAGGGAAGGAAATCAGTTTTGGAAGGGGTGCCCAAGAGTTTGCCAGCATTGGTCAAGGCCAGCCGTATCCAAGAGAAAGTAAAGGCTGTGGGATTTGATTGGGAAGAATCTGAGCAAGTTTGGAAAAAAGTTGAAGAGGAGATTGCCGAGTTTCATGCTGAGGTGGAGGCAAAGGATAAAGATAAAATGCAGGGTGAATTTGGCGATGTATTATTCTCTCTGATTAACTACGCTAGATTTCTAGACATCAACCCGGAAGAAGCACTAGAAAGAACAAACAAAAAATTTATAAAAAGATTCCAATATCTAGAATCAAAAGCTTCTGAGCTTGGAAAACCTTTGATGGATATGAGCCTTGCGGAAATGGATGTATTTTGGAATGAAGCAAAGAAATTATAGAACTTATTCCGCCATCTTTTTTAGGAGCTGCGGTTCTAATATTAAGATTTTCTTTCCTTGCAAATCAATAAATCGAGCCTTCTTTAATTCGGATAAGAGTCTGATAGCACTTTCGGTTGCAGTACCAATTAACGTAGCTAACTCATCACGAGAAAGATTTATCTTCAAAGATTTATCTGTATCAATACCAAATTGATCTTGCAAATGTAGCAGTGTAAATGCTAGACGGGATTTAACACTTTTTTGAGCCATATTCATAATCATTTCATTAGCCTCCTTTAGGTCAGAACAGATTGAACGCATCAACAGCAACGAGAATTGGTTGTTGTTATTAAAGGCATTCAAGATAGGCTCGCGTGGAATATAGCAAACTTCCATATCTTCCAAGGCAATAGCACTAGTATTTGAAAGTTCCTCACTGATGATTAACCGCTTATCTATAAGATCTCCAACTTGTGCTAACTTTACAATTTGATCCTTCCCATTTGCGCTGAGCTTGGTCATCTTACAAATGCCCGCCTTTATACAATACACTCCATTGGTAGTATCGCCTTCTTCAAAAAGTGCATCTCCTTTTTTAAAAATAAGAGTGGTTTTTGTGTTTTGGATAGATTCTAATTCTTCTTTATTAAGAGCTTTCAGAGAAGTTAATCCTTTCTGAATACATAAGTCGCAGCTATTCATAGGATGAATTTATAAATGAATTACAAATTTACGATTTAATATGATAAATATCATTGTAATATGTTGATAATGTGAGCAACTTTGCGCCTTAAAATTATTAGGTATGAATGCCTCAAAATGCTATCATTGCGGGCTAGATAGTATCGAATCCGATGTCATTATATTTGATGAAAAGAAGTTTTGCTGCAACGGATGTAAAACTGTTTTCGAAATTTTCAATCAAAACGATCTCACTTGCTATTATGACTTTGAACAGTTTCCAGGTGCTACTCCGCAGGATATCCAAGGTAAATATGACTTTCTTGACAATAATGCAATACTAGAGAAGCTCTTGGAATTTAATGAAGACACCATTCATATAGTATCACTAAATCTTCCGCATATTCACTGCAGTTCTTGCATATGGATTCTCGAAAACCTGAAAAAATTGCAACCTGGAATAAGTGCTTCTCAGGTAAACTTTCAAGAAAAGAATGTAAGAATTACCTATAATAATGATAAAACCAACCTTAAAGAAATTGTTTATCTTCTCTCGTCGATAGGTTATGAGCCGTATATTTCTTTAGAAAATTATGAAGCGGGGCAGAAAGATACTGATCGAACTTTGGTTTATAAATTGGGTGTTGCCTTCTTTTGTTTTGGAAATATTATGCTTTTGTCTTTTCCAGAATATTTTGAAGTATCAGAATATTGGCTGGACCACTACAGGAATTTTTTCCGTTGGTTGATATTTGCATTAGCGATGCCAAGCTTTTTTTACAGTGCGAGCGGTTATTATGTAGCTGCCTACAAAGGAATTCGTGCGGGTATTCTTAATATCGAAATTCCAATTGCGCTGGGAATTATTGTAATGTTTATCCGCAGTGCATTCGACATCATTATGGGTTATGGACCGGGATTCTTTGATAGTCTCACTGGATTGGTGTTTTTTATGTTACTTGGCAAGATGTTTCAGATTAAAACCTATGGATTTTTAAATTTCGAAAGAGATTATAAATCCTATTTTCCGGTTGCCGTGACTAAAATTTCTAAGGAAGGCGATGAAGAAAGCATTCCAATTTATGAAATTTTAAAAGGAGATCGAATTCTTATTCGAAATCAAGAATTAATTCCTGCCGATGGTATTTTGATTAGCGAATCAGCGGAGGTTGATTATAGTTTTGTTACTGGAGAAGCAGTGGCAATTTCGAAAAAATCAGGAGATAAAGTTTTTGCCGGAGGAAAACAAATCGGAAAAATTGCGGAAATTGAAGTGCTAAATTCAGTTTCGCAAAGTTATCTAACCCAACTTTGGAGCAACGATATTTTTCAGAAAGATGTCAAACAGAAATTCAAAAATATTACTGATACTGTTTCGCACTACTTCACACCAATATTATTATTAATTGCATTTGTAGCCTTTGGATATTGGATTTTTATTGATGGTAATACTGCCTTTAATGTCTTTACTGCTGTGCTTATTGTAGCGTGTCCTTGTGCTTTGGCACTTACAGCTCCTTTTACTTTAGGAAATGTGCTTAGAATTTTAGGCAAGAGTAAATTTTTCCTAAAAAATGCGCTAGTGATCGAGCAACTCGAAAAAGTTGACACGATAGTATTTGATAAAACTGGAACGATAACATCGACAAGATCAGCGCAAATTTATTATGAAGGCGAAATTTTGGAGGATAATAAACTACGTATTATCAAAGAAATGCTGCGAACTTCTAATCATCCTTTGAGCCGAATGCTCTATGACTTCCTGCCACTTACAGCATCTGTAAAGCTCGATTCATTTACGGAAGTTCCTGGAAGTGGGATGGAAGGGCAGTATAATTCTATAAGCGTGAAAGTTGGAAGTGATGCATTTGTAGGAAATTTTTTTAAAAGCGAACTTCTTCAGACTACTGTAGGTATTCAAATCGACGGGATTTTTATGGGTCGTTACATTTTTAAAAATGAATATAGAAAAGATATTTCGCAACTCTTTACAGAGTTGAGCAGAAATTATAAAATCAAACTTTTGTCTGGCGACAATGATGGTGAAAGGGCTACTCTAGAAAAAATCTTGCCAGCAAATACCGAAATGGTTTTTAATCAAAAACCAGAACAGAAATTAGCTTTTATCAAAATTTTACAAGATCAAGGTCATAATGTGATGATGGTTGGAGATGGTCTTAATGATGCTGGAGCCTTGGCGCAAAGCAACGTCGGGATTGCTGTTTCAGAAAATGTCAATGTTTTCTCACCAGCATGCGATGCTATCTTGGACGCGGAAAAGTTTGGCAAGCTATCAGATTATTTAAAACTTTCAAAAAAGGCAATCAAAGTTATAAAGATGAGCTTTATATTATCAATATTATATAATATCGTAGGACTCAGCTTTGCGGTAACCGGACATCTTGCTCCACTAGTAGCTGCTATTATTATGCCACTAAGTACAGTAACAATTGTGTCTTTTGTAACGATAATGTCTAATTACTACGCAAGGAAGTTTAAAATATAATTACTAATAGAAAAAA comes from the Flavobacterium ardleyense genome and includes:
- a CDS encoding malate:quinone oxidoreductase, with the protein product MSDTLSYNTDVILIGAGIMSATLGVMLKELQPDIRIEIFERLDHAAAESSDAWNNAGTGHSAFCELNYTPELEDGTVQSDKAVKIAESFEVSRQFWSYLVEKNLLSDPESFIRSIPHMSFVHGADNVEFLKKRYDALQQEHLFKRMEYSTDFDQLLEWMPLVMKGRDKSEDVAATFMPIGTDVNFGSLTRAMFNYLKNLDGVTLHFNSEVKRMRQKPNGDWRVIVRNLQTRQKSKVRAPFVFIGAGGGSLTLLEKANIDEGEGYGGFPVSGQWLKCVNKDIIEQHSVKVYGKAGVGAPPMSVPHIDSRLINGEKALLFGPYAGFSTKFLKNGSYFDLTSSIQLDNIIPMLSAGFKNIPLTKYLIDQVRQSPEDRLEALKEYMPTAKMEDWVLETAGQRVQVIKKGKDGGGVLEFGTEVVTKADGSIAALLGASPGASTSASIMLELINICFKEKVQTPEWQEKIKKMIPSYGIKLNDNPTLSDQIRQETAETLDLFN
- the ruvX gene encoding Holliday junction resolvase RuvX → MARILAIDYGMKRTGIAITDEMQMIASGLTTVETPKLIDFLKKYFNDEKVELVIVGEPKQMNYEPSQSAAMIDAFVVKFTKIFPEMKVERVDERFTSKMALSSMIQSGMTKKKRQNKAILDEISATIILQDYLNYRKI
- a CDS encoding META domain-containing protein produces the protein MKKPLLFFLAFIMMQCTQKPETKNPEVLSNEINLSKDDTILEKDGNAMSYLGMYKGFMLGKGADKTPVVIELSETFSFSISTDTIPKEKKIIQKGTFKWKPDGKSIMLTANSGIEKEYFVTENKLSLKEDGKTSVFEKMRSAEVVELESETPKAQITTFIDQKWTITSINDKPISAKGVKKDYYVFFEKNRKFNAYVGCNSIGGDYTVKGDQIKMHNIAATEMACAEMEMEQLLLKALAEADNIIQNNQYMYLRKKGEVLIKFEAGKFKK
- a CDS encoding glycosyltransferase family 2 protein, with the protein product MAPSNLVSVIMSTYNAEEWLEKVIYGFAQQTVSNFEIVVADDGSRETTKRLIDNLRIETGLIIQHVWQQDNGFQKCKILNKAIVAAKGDYLIFTDGDCIPRADFIENHLKFREPGFFLSGGYYKLPLKVSQKITKEDIKSQNCFKISWLAANGLRRSAKNLKLVTRGYLSSFLNSVTPTNASWNGHNSSAWKSDLLAVNGFDEEMQYGGEDRELGERLFNLGLKSKQIRYNAICIHLDHERGYVNDAAWEKNARIRKFTKENKVVRTPNGIKLELL
- a CDS encoding glycosyltransferase family 9 protein produces the protein MKVLVIQQKMIGDVLLSTVICEAIKTAYPQCEVHYMIHPNTLAVVDNNPFIDRIVVFDSQLSGGFLGLVKLGQSLKVEKYNVVIDAYAKLESLIPTLLSAAAKRIGFKKWYSWIFYTKSIQREEGNLNNALVHRLLLATEVTGNTIKPIFPQIYLSEREKEVAAEKIKESIGNDKKLLMISVLGSNKKKSLPASQMAETLDFVAAQTNATLLFNFLPNQLEEATKIYNLCKPETQAVIELDFYTKSLREFLAILSQCQALIGNEGGAVNMAKALSIPTFTIFSPWINKDSWSMLTEQHNHEAVHISDYYPELYSDINPKKYKGQSTFLYQKLELQRYSEKLKNFLE
- a CDS encoding 2,3,4,5-tetrahydropyridine-2,6-dicarboxylate N-succinyltransferase, with translation MNILKNIIEAAWSDRSKLSEPTTISSIKDVINLLDAGELRVAEPTSNGWQVNEWVKKAVVLYFPIQKMETLEVGIFEFHDKIPLKRGYAEKGIRVVPNAVARHGAYISKGVILMPSYVNIGAYVDEGTMVDTWATVGSCAQIGKNVHLSGGVGIGGVLEPLQAAPVIIEDGAFIGSRCIVVEGVRVEKEAVLGANVCLTASTKIIDVTGPEPVEMKGIVPARSVVIPGSYTKSFPAGDFQVPCALIIGKRKESTDLKTSLNDALREYDVAV
- a CDS encoding FUSC family protein produces the protein MVFNLRQFAESINFANAIKVTIATVIPILIASHFDQFDIGITIAIGALLTYPSDISSNLQHKINGILVGTSIVSGTALIISLAHPYPWLFYSMLTLLIFFLSMISVYGHRANLVSFCGLLSISLIFKEVYSGIELLEHCALMLAGGLFYLLISIIFYYLRPHKYAELLLADSLELTAKYMELRGDLWKKKDNKVDIVKRQLELQVKLNASHEDLREALMHRRANSGSSGQNRTMLIMFITLVDILELALATSFDHERLNKKFSKHPEILNNYQTVAYNLAAMLNELSISLSTNKTYVKKFDLYKDLTALEEAQRKYESLPETEKDFSAILMLTSMLRYAEKQIEKLTLIERAYTQKSFKYEFKDGAKNLHKFIAPQYYSPSTLIENLTFSSTYFRHALRLTIAIMVGFLIGTFLPFQNVYWILITIIVILRPGYGLTKTRSYHRIIGTVLGGLMAFGLLFIVQNNQIIATMAIVTMILAFSFVQTNYKVAATFTTMYVVFIYSLFTPDIRDVVEFRIIDTFVGAALAFGANYFLWPSWEFLNTPVYLKKSIEANKNYLKEIFLIYNTKQPATLQYRLARKHAFVALANLMESFQRMVQEPKSKQKQLPKIYKLTTLNHSLLSSAASLGTYIQANKTTKASEAFNVVVNATIRNLEIAIDEFDKESVETFETEDLSPRFTELKNIRAKELSESNDINDEEIREKMLEAQLIIEQLMWMTNASEKIKKTVKALP